From one uncultured Methanoregula sp. genomic stretch:
- the trpE gene encoding anthranilate synthase component I has product MKNGLTFNLELEEFITAVNNQPKPLIIPLCAELPLGDICPLDIYSSTRTGCGFLLESMEGSEKLARYSFIGLDPQFVVSVGETVDIRGNEPFVSIARDPDGRDPVDQIKSILSRFHYVNVKAPRFFGGMVGYFAYDCVYSLFRNVREEKRGGNTGTGPDARFMLTKDCIVIDHKDRILYIFSSPHLTYESDLATEYQKSVRQIQSLAARITTLRSSNLYRAGTGNTASAVPVIPVGSQEEYERGVEHIKEHIAAGDIFQAVLSRRMECDLAGDPFSLYAALRKINPSPYMYYLDFGDEQVIGASPEMLVRVEKRRVTTVPIAGTRPRGRTEAEDKELAEALLGDSKERAEHTMLVDLARNDLGRVCRFGSVGVTEFMNIEKFSHVQHIVSTVTGILRDNLDCYDAFRSCFPAGTVSGAPKIRAMQIIGEQEPYPRGIYAGAVGYIGFDRNLDFAIAIRTVLVRNGRASVQVGAGIVADSVPAAEWKETENKAAAMIRAIEQSGAC; this is encoded by the coding sequence ATGAAGAACGGACTTACCTTCAACCTTGAACTTGAGGAATTCATCACCGCGGTGAACAACCAGCCTAAACCGCTCATCATCCCGCTCTGTGCAGAACTGCCGCTTGGTGATATCTGCCCGCTGGATATCTACTCAAGCACGCGAACCGGATGCGGGTTTCTGCTCGAGTCCATGGAAGGCAGCGAGAAGCTCGCCCGCTATTCATTCATCGGGCTTGACCCGCAATTCGTGGTGTCGGTCGGTGAGACGGTGGATATCCGGGGCAATGAACCATTTGTATCCATTGCCCGGGATCCTGATGGCAGGGACCCGGTCGACCAGATAAAATCGATCCTTTCCCGGTTCCATTACGTGAACGTAAAAGCTCCCCGCTTCTTCGGGGGCATGGTCGGATATTTTGCCTACGACTGCGTTTACTCCCTCTTCAGGAATGTAAGGGAGGAAAAAAGGGGCGGCAATACGGGAACCGGGCCGGATGCACGGTTCATGCTCACCAAGGACTGCATAGTCATCGACCATAAGGACAGGATACTCTACATTTTTTCAAGCCCGCACCTTACGTACGAGTCCGACCTTGCCACTGAATACCAGAAAAGTGTCCGGCAGATCCAGTCCCTTGCCGCCCGGATTACTACGCTAAGGAGCAGCAACTTATACCGGGCCGGAACCGGCAACACAGCATCAGCGGTACCAGTCATTCCTGTAGGATCACAGGAGGAGTACGAGCGTGGAGTGGAACACATAAAGGAGCACATTGCTGCGGGAGATATCTTCCAGGCAGTCCTCTCACGACGTATGGAATGCGATCTTGCGGGGGACCCGTTCAGCCTGTATGCCGCACTCCGGAAGATCAACCCGAGCCCGTATATGTATTATCTCGATTTCGGGGACGAACAGGTGATCGGGGCAAGCCCGGAGATGCTCGTGAGGGTGGAAAAACGCAGGGTAACTACCGTCCCCATTGCAGGCACCCGCCCCCGTGGCCGGACCGAGGCTGAGGACAAGGAGCTGGCAGAAGCTCTCCTCGGCGACAGCAAGGAACGGGCCGAGCACACGATGCTCGTTGACCTGGCAAGGAACGATCTTGGCCGCGTCTGCCGGTTCGGATCCGTTGGCGTGACTGAATTCATGAACATCGAGAAATTCTCACATGTCCAGCACATTGTCTCGACCGTGACCGGCATCCTTCGGGATAACCTCGACTGCTACGATGCTTTCCGGTCCTGTTTCCCGGCCGGCACCGTCTCCGGAGCGCCAAAAATCCGGGCAATGCAGATCATCGGTGAGCAGGAGCCATACCCGCGGGGAATTTATGCAGGTGCTGTGGGGTATATCGGTTTTGACCGGAACCTTGATTTTGCGATTGCGATCCGGACCGTCCTTGTCAGGAACGGGCGGGCATCTGTCCAGGTCGGGGCCGGGATCGTTGCAGACTCAGTGCCGGCAGCAGAATGGAAAGAGACTGAAAACAAAGCCGCGGCGATGATCCGGGCTATCGAGCAATCGGGGGCCTGCTGA
- a CDS encoding aminodeoxychorismate/anthranilate synthase component II: MKVLIVDCFDSFTFNLYQQVGKLGGEPMVLTCDTPISHLRKVACDRIILSPGPGAPEDAGVCLEVLKTMSRTIPTLGVCLGHQAICTAFGGEVTRAAHLMHGKTSEIRHDGKALFSGLSEPFVATRYHSLVAREDSLPEELAVTATSLDDGYVMGVRHRHYPIEGVQFHPESVLSACGDQIIGNFLAGKGMAR, from the coding sequence ATGAAAGTCCTGATCGTGGACTGCTTCGACAGTTTCACTTTCAACCTGTACCAGCAGGTGGGCAAACTGGGAGGAGAGCCCATGGTCCTCACCTGCGATACACCGATCAGCCACCTCCGGAAAGTCGCGTGCGACCGGATCATCCTTTCGCCGGGCCCGGGGGCACCGGAAGATGCCGGGGTCTGCCTCGAAGTCCTGAAAACCATGAGCAGGACGATCCCGACGCTCGGCGTCTGTCTCGGTCACCAGGCAATATGCACAGCTTTCGGTGGGGAGGTTACACGGGCAGCGCACCTGATGCACGGCAAGACATCCGAGATCCGTCATGACGGTAAAGCGCTCTTCTCCGGGCTATCAGAACCGTTTGTTGCAACCCGCTACCATTCGCTTGTTGCAAGGGAAGATTCCCTGCCGGAAGAACTCGCCGTCACTGCAACAAGTCTCGATGACGGGTATGTCATGGGTGTGCGGCACAGGCATTACCCGATAGAGGGGGTGCAGTTCCACCCGGAGAGCGTTCTCTCAGCATGCGGGGACCAGATCATCGGAAATTTCCTTGCCGGTAAGGGGATGGCCCGATGA
- the trpD gene encoding anthranilate phosphoribosyltransferase — translation MLKSAIGRLMDRQDLTITEAAEIMGTIMEGNASQAQIGAFLAALRLKGETPGEIAAFAGVMRKYAVTVKPVTEKVLVDTCGTGGDGARTFNISTTSAFVAAGAGVPVVKHGNRSVSSRCGSADVLAALGVNLSVDPKIQAQIVEKAGIAFLFAPQHHPAMRHVMAARQEIGCRTVFNILGPLTNPAGAEAQVLGVYDESLTRTMAEVLRILGLTRAMVVHGSGLDEITTTGETVVSELYRGAIRSYMLDPAAFGIARASLADIAGSDAETNARITREILVGERGAGRDIVLMNAGAAIYVGGVAGNLHEGIEQAARSIDSGRACARLDALIDATRGAA, via the coding sequence ATGCTGAAAAGTGCCATCGGCAGGCTGATGGACAGGCAGGATCTCACCATAACTGAAGCTGCAGAGATCATGGGCACTATCATGGAGGGGAATGCATCGCAGGCCCAGATCGGGGCGTTCCTTGCCGCGCTCAGGCTCAAAGGTGAGACCCCCGGGGAGATTGCTGCATTTGCAGGGGTTATGCGCAAATATGCAGTGACCGTGAAGCCCGTAACAGAGAAGGTCCTGGTGGATACCTGCGGGACCGGTGGTGACGGGGCCCGCACGTTCAATATCAGCACGACATCGGCATTCGTTGCCGCGGGAGCAGGTGTCCCGGTGGTCAAGCACGGGAACCGCAGCGTGAGCAGCAGGTGCGGTTCGGCCGATGTTCTGGCCGCTCTCGGGGTCAACCTGTCTGTGGACCCGAAGATACAGGCACAGATCGTTGAAAAGGCAGGAATCGCATTCCTGTTTGCGCCCCAGCATCACCCGGCCATGCGCCACGTAATGGCCGCCCGCCAGGAGATTGGCTGCCGGACGGTCTTTAACATCCTCGGACCGCTTACGAACCCCGCAGGCGCCGAAGCGCAGGTTCTCGGCGTTTACGATGAATCCCTGACCCGGACCATGGCAGAAGTACTCCGCATCCTCGGGCTCACCCGCGCTATGGTAGTCCACGGGAGCGGGCTCGACGAGATCACGACCACAGGTGAAACAGTTGTATCGGAACTCTACCGCGGAGCCATTAGGAGCTACATGCTGGACCCGGCAGCGTTCGGGATTGCCAGAGCCAGTCTTGCCGACATTGCCGGGAGCGATGCTGAGACCAACGCCCGGATCACCCGTGAGATCCTTGTCGGGGAGCGGGGAGCCGGGCGCGATATCGTCCTCATGAATGCAGGAGCAGCGATCTATGTCGGGGGCGTGGCAGGAAACCTCCACGAAGGAATTGAGCAGGCAGCCAGGTCTATTGATTCCGGCAGGGCGTGCGCCCGGCTCGATGCACTTATCGACGCAACCAGAGGTGCAGCATGA
- a CDS encoding indole-3-glycerol phosphate synthase TrpC — MILDEIVLRTRKRVACLPATFPESPLRQRVSLAGAIRSRNGKNAVIAEIKCASPSGGVIRRNVDMAMMAGVLKEGGCTALSVLTEPYFFGGTGQDIARVKSAVSLPVLRKDFIIDERQIAESRALGADAVLLIVAVLGGRLSEFVSLAREYGLEPLVETHTGDEITAALATEAELIGINNRNLATMSIDRSTTRLLSGQVRDDGRLVVCESGMRSADDVRELKSYCDAFLIGSSIMASAYPRKKLEEFVCA; from the coding sequence ATGATCCTCGACGAGATCGTGCTTCGCACCAGAAAGCGTGTTGCCTGTCTTCCGGCAACATTCCCGGAATCCCCGTTGCGACAACGGGTAAGCCTGGCCGGCGCAATCCGGAGCAGGAACGGGAAAAATGCCGTTATCGCCGAGATCAAGTGCGCTTCCCCGAGCGGAGGAGTCATCCGGCGCAACGTGGACATGGCTATGATGGCCGGGGTCTTAAAAGAGGGAGGATGTACCGCCTTATCCGTGCTGACCGAACCATACTTTTTCGGGGGTACGGGGCAGGACATCGCCCGCGTGAAATCCGCGGTCTCGTTACCGGTACTCCGCAAGGATTTCATCATCGATGAGCGCCAGATCGCCGAATCGCGGGCACTCGGTGCAGATGCAGTTCTCCTGATCGTCGCAGTGCTCGGGGGAAGACTTTCAGAATTCGTCAGCCTTGCCCGGGAATACGGCCTCGAACCGCTCGTGGAAACGCATACCGGTGACGAGATCACGGCAGCACTCGCCACCGAGGCAGAACTCATCGGGATCAACAACCGTAATCTCGCGACCATGAGTATCGACCGGTCAACTACACGGCTCCTGTCGGGACAGGTAAGGGATGACGGCAGGCTGGTAGTATGCGAGAGCGGGATGCGATCCGCGGATGATGTGCGTGAGTTAAAAAGCTACTGCGATGCATTCCTGATCGGTTCATCCATCATGGCAAGCGCTTACCCGCGAAAGAAACTGGAGGAGTTCGTATGCGCATAA
- a CDS encoding phosphoribosylanthranilate isomerase, translated as MRIKICGITRPEDAQFAEDLGADAIGVVLFSDSPRSISPERAREIFDAVGPFTATVAVTHTRSREDLDRIFAIQPHAVQIFYPFSFTKAPGPRVIRAIGAHDALPEDCSAIIVDESHGKGKGVDLSHARSVVQRSKVPVILAGGLTPGNVAEAIAAVHPYAVDVATGVEISPGIKDREKMRAFIQESRRA; from the coding sequence ATGCGCATAAAGATCTGCGGGATTACCCGCCCGGAGGATGCACAATTCGCCGAAGATCTGGGTGCCGATGCAATCGGCGTTGTACTCTTCTCGGATTCGCCACGATCGATCTCTCCCGAGCGGGCACGGGAGATCTTCGATGCTGTCGGGCCTTTCACGGCAACAGTAGCGGTAACCCATACACGGTCCCGGGAAGATCTGGATCGGATCTTCGCCATTCAACCTCACGCAGTCCAGATCTTTTACCCGTTTTCATTCACAAAAGCCCCCGGCCCCCGCGTGATCCGTGCAATCGGTGCCCATGATGCCCTGCCGGAAGACTGCAGCGCGATCATTGTTGACGAGAGCCACGGGAAAGGGAAAGGGGTGGATCTCTCCCATGCGAGAAGTGTAGTACAGCGATCGAAAGTCCCGGTCATTCTGGCCGGCGGACTGACCCCCGGAAACGTGGCAGAGGCCATAGCGGCAGTCCACCCGTATGCCGTGGACGTGGCAACCGGTGTGGAAATTTCACCGGGAATAAAAGACCGGGAAAAGATGCGGGCATTCATCCAGGAAAGCAGGAGGGCATAA
- the trpB gene encoding tryptophan synthase subunit beta: MVTAGKKGRFGKYGGQYVPETMMNALQELEIAYEKIRTDPAFIRNLAAYQKEYAGRETPLTFCANISQELGCKVYLKREDLVHGGSHKLNNTLGQALLAKHMGKKRLIAETGAGQHGVATAIVGAALGLPVEVYMGEIDTRRQALNVFRMELMGAKVIPVKSGTRTLKDATSEAFRDWVANVRDTYYLIGSVVGPHPYPGMVRDFQSVIGREAREQVMKKEGRLPDCIVACVGGGSNAIGIFYPFLDDDVELVGVEAGGHGIETGEHSATLCAGEPGVLHGAFSYLLQDKDGQVLPTHSISAGLDYPGVGPEHSMLRDENRVTYAAVNDPDVIDAFRFLSRKEGIIPALESAHAVAYVLKNAGRFDRDDIVIINLSGRGDKDVAEIAKLEEVN; this comes from the coding sequence ATGGTAACAGCAGGTAAAAAAGGAAGGTTCGGGAAATACGGCGGCCAGTACGTGCCGGAGACGATGATGAACGCGCTGCAGGAACTGGAGATCGCGTACGAGAAGATCCGCACTGATCCGGCGTTTATCCGGAACCTTGCCGCGTACCAGAAGGAATACGCCGGACGGGAGACACCCCTGACATTCTGTGCAAACATCTCACAGGAACTCGGGTGCAAAGTCTACCTGAAACGCGAGGATCTCGTCCACGGGGGTTCCCACAAACTGAACAATACGCTCGGCCAGGCACTGCTCGCAAAACACATGGGCAAGAAGAGGCTGATAGCCGAGACCGGTGCCGGCCAGCATGGCGTTGCAACCGCGATTGTCGGGGCGGCACTCGGGCTCCCGGTCGAGGTGTACATGGGCGAGATCGACACGCGCCGGCAGGCACTCAATGTTTTCCGGATGGAACTGATGGGCGCGAAAGTAATACCGGTGAAATCCGGAACCCGCACGCTCAAGGACGCAACAAGCGAAGCCTTCCGGGACTGGGTGGCAAATGTCCGGGATACGTATTACCTGATAGGATCGGTTGTCGGCCCGCACCCGTATCCCGGGATGGTACGGGATTTCCAGTCAGTGATCGGGAGGGAGGCACGCGAGCAGGTGATGAAAAAAGAGGGGCGCCTGCCAGACTGTATTGTTGCCTGTGTCGGGGGCGGCTCCAATGCAATCGGGATCTTTTACCCGTTCCTTGACGACGATGTCGAACTTGTCGGTGTCGAGGCAGGCGGACATGGAATCGAGACCGGGGAACACAGCGCAACACTCTGTGCCGGGGAGCCGGGAGTGCTGCACGGGGCATTCTCCTACCTACTCCAGGATAAAGACGGGCAGGTACTGCCCACTCACAGTATCTCGGCAGGCCTCGATTACCCGGGTGTCGGTCCGGAGCATTCCATGCTCCGGGACGAGAACCGGGTCACGTACGCCGCAGTGAACGATCCCGATGTTATCGATGCATTCCGGTTCCTTTCCAGAAAAGAGGGGATTATACCGGCACTCGAGTCTGCCCATGCAGTTGCATACGTATTGAAGAATGCCGGCCGTTTCGACCGGGACGATATCGTAATAATCAACCTCTCGGGGCGGGGAGACAAGGATGTGGCGGAGATCGCAAAACTGGAGGAGGTGAATTAA
- the trpA gene encoding tryptophan synthase subunit alpha, which translates to MGRIAEAFRNRNSPAFIGFTVAGDPDKETCIRAARALIAGGTDILELGVPFSDPVADGPTIQKADERALAAGTTPDTVFAIVRELRKSSAVPIVFLAYYNTVYRRGIRKFYQEAHDAGVDGILIADMPYEESDEVTEAAAEFGIDPIMLITQTTTEDRIKKIASRARGYLYLVAVLGVTGVRETVSDEAFALLRRVRRHTDLPLALGFGISAPEHAKTCAGQGADGVIVGSAIVDIVGSMRNDPPGMERTLRDYVSRMKDAMGTSKSD; encoded by the coding sequence ATGGGACGGATTGCCGAGGCATTCAGGAACAGGAATTCCCCGGCGTTTATCGGTTTTACCGTGGCAGGAGATCCGGACAAAGAGACCTGCATCCGTGCAGCCCGGGCCCTGATAGCGGGAGGAACCGATATTCTCGAACTCGGGGTGCCCTTCTCGGACCCGGTGGCAGACGGACCAACCATCCAGAAGGCAGACGAGCGGGCCCTTGCCGCAGGAACAACACCGGATACGGTCTTTGCGATCGTCCGCGAACTGCGTAAAAGTTCAGCAGTCCCCATTGTCTTCCTCGCGTACTACAACACGGTCTACCGGCGTGGGATCCGGAAGTTTTACCAGGAGGCACACGATGCCGGGGTTGACGGGATCCTGATCGCTGACATGCCCTACGAGGAATCGGATGAAGTGACCGAAGCAGCAGCCGAGTTTGGGATCGACCCCATCATGCTCATAACCCAGACGACCACGGAGGACCGGATAAAGAAAATCGCATCGCGGGCACGCGGATACCTCTACCTTGTCGCAGTCCTGGGGGTTACGGGGGTCCGGGAGACGGTATCTGACGAAGCCTTCGCACTCCTGCGCCGCGTGCGCAGGCATACGGATCTCCCGCTCGCGCTGGGTTTTGGGATCTCTGCACCGGAACATGCAAAAACCTGCGCTGGCCAGGGTGCCGACGGGGTCATTGTGGGCAGCGCTATCGTGGATATCGTTGGCAGCATGCGGAATGACCCGCCAGGGATGGAGCGTACGCTCAGGGACTATGTTTCCCGTATGAAAGATGCAATGGGAACCAGCAAGAGCGATTAA